A genomic window from Terrisporobacter glycolicus ATCC 14880 = DSM 1288 includes:
- the sigK gene encoding RNA polymerase sporulation sigma factor SigK translates to MTILKSFEKPLTPEEEIHYLSLLKNENNQEAKEVLIERNMRLVAHIAKKYNNSNEDQDDLISIGTIGLIKAIETFKVDKGTRLATYASKCIENEILMNIRTNKKNKVQVSLQDPIGVDKEGNSISLIDILGTEPDYVIDQVELKVQISKLYEKLDKILTDREKEIIQLRYGLTPLGYKTQREISQKLNISRSYVSRIEKKALKKLRKELKSEKSLE, encoded by the coding sequence TTGACTATTCTAAAATCATTCGAAAAACCATTAACCCCTGAAGAAGAGATACATTATTTATCTTTATTAAAAAACGAAAATAATCAAGAAGCTAAAGAAGTTTTAATAGAGAGAAACATGAGATTAGTTGCTCATATAGCAAAAAAATATAATAACTCTAATGAGGACCAAGATGATCTTATATCAATAGGGACCATTGGTTTGATTAAGGCCATAGAGACATTTAAAGTAGATAAGGGAACAAGACTAGCAACTTATGCATCCAAATGTATAGAAAATGAAATTCTAATGAATATCAGAACTAATAAAAAGAATAAGGTGCAAGTTTCTCTTCAAGACCCTATTGGTGTAGATAAGGAAGGGAATTCCATTAGCTTAATAGATATATTAGGTACTGAACCTGATTATGTAATAGACCAGGTTGAATTAAAAGTACAAATAAGTAAGCTTTATGAAAAGTTGGATAAAATTCTCACAGATCGAGAAAAAGAAATTATTCAATTAAGATATGGACTTACACCTTTGGGATATAAAACTCAACGAGAAATATCTCAAAAACTTAACATATCACGTTCTTATGTATCAAGAATTGAAAAAAAAGCTCTTAAAAAGTTGAGAAAAGAATTAAAATCAGAAAAAAGCCTTGAATAA
- a CDS encoding peptidoglycan D,D-transpeptidase FtsI family protein, which yields MTRKKKNTSNKLIRRRINCFFIVFLLLCVYLIYEISNLAIFKNKEYESKVESQSLETINLNSGRGIIYDINNLPLTDKKKTKVLLVPKDIISGNYQNVSLIKKATKLTEEDIYKAVQEQISNEIIEIDIDYIDESKIDELKEKNISVKEKTIRYSDNSLLTHLIGYVKKSENNGVSGIEKYMNEELKDSNRNYVSVFKAGVNNKGLNYLKGSIEESSSGENSSHLKISIDSKIQEKVEKIMDKEENPSSVIVSDIKTGAILAMCSRPNFDQNEISDYSDSAKGELQNRALAVTYPPGSVFKLVVLYAALENNAIDENYRYNCNGSAQIGTSGKVLNCNNNVAHGSEDVSDALANSCNCAFYDIAKRVGSEKIFEAIKTLHLDEKVDIGIDEEKDSKIPEDIALSNLAIGQANIEFTPLQINQLTQAIANNGTYMPLYIYDSIINNNKNTIKEYKSSKKSEIISPYTMTRIKNMMMKVSKVGTAKALSDLQGGCGVKTGTAQSSLDGKDISHGWITGFYPEINPKYAITIIIEGTEKESKSATPTFKEICENLK from the coding sequence ATGACAAGGAAGAAAAAAAATACATCGAATAAATTAATAAGAAGAAGGATAAATTGTTTTTTTATTGTTTTTTTATTATTGTGTGTTTATCTAATTTATGAAATATCAAATTTAGCAATATTTAAAAATAAAGAATATGAAAGTAAAGTAGAGAGCCAAAGTTTAGAAACAATAAATTTAAATAGTGGAAGGGGAATAATTTATGATATAAATAATTTGCCTCTTACAGATAAGAAAAAAACTAAAGTATTGCTTGTACCAAAAGATATAATAAGTGGTAATTATCAAAATGTATCACTTATAAAAAAAGCAACAAAATTAACTGAAGAAGATATTTATAAAGCAGTACAAGAACAGATATCAAATGAAATTATCGAAATAGATATTGATTATATTGATGAAAGTAAAATAGACGAATTAAAAGAGAAAAATATCTCAGTAAAAGAAAAAACTATTAGATATTCAGATAATAGTTTACTAACGCATTTAATAGGATATGTAAAAAAATCAGAAAACAATGGAGTTAGTGGGATAGAAAAATATATGAATGAAGAACTAAAAGATAGCAATAGAAATTATGTATCTGTATTTAAAGCAGGTGTAAATAATAAAGGTCTTAATTACTTAAAGGGAAGCATAGAAGAAAGTTCAAGTGGAGAAAATTCTTCACATCTTAAAATAAGCATAGATTCTAAGATACAAGAAAAAGTAGAAAAAATTATGGATAAAGAAGAAAATCCTAGTTCAGTAATAGTATCAGATATTAAAACAGGTGCAATTTTAGCAATGTGTTCTAGGCCAAACTTTGATCAAAATGAAATATCTGATTATAGTGATAGTGCAAAAGGTGAGCTACAAAATAGAGCTCTAGCTGTTACCTATCCTCCAGGGTCTGTATTTAAGCTAGTAGTACTATATGCAGCACTTGAAAATAATGCAATAGATGAAAATTACAGATATAACTGTAATGGTAGTGCACAAATAGGAACTTCAGGCAAAGTTTTGAATTGCAATAATAATGTTGCTCATGGTTCAGAAGATGTTAGCGATGCATTGGCTAATTCTTGTAACTGTGCATTTTATGATATAGCAAAACGAGTAGGTAGTGAAAAGATATTTGAAGCCATAAAAACACTTCATTTAGATGAAAAAGTAGATATAGGGATAGATGAAGAAAAAGATTCTAAAATACCTGAAGATATAGCGCTTAGTAATTTAGCAATTGGTCAGGCTAATATAGAGTTTACCCCACTTCAAATTAACCAACTTACTCAAGCGATAGCTAATAATGGAACATATATGCCACTATATATATATGATAGTATTATAAATAATAATAAAAACACGATAAAAGAATATAAATCTAGTAAAAAATCAGAAATAATATCTCCTTATACTATGACTAGAATTAAAAACATGATGATGAAAGTATCAAAAGTTGGTACAGCAAAAGCATTATCAGATTTACAAGGAGGATGTGGTGTAAAAACAGGTACGGCTCAAAGTAGTTTAGATGGAAAGGATATATCACATGGATGGATAACAGGTTTTTATCCAGAAATAAATCCTAAATATGCCATAACAATTATAATTGAGGGAACAGAAAAAGAAAGTAAGTCAGCAACTCCAACTTTCAAAGAAATCTGTGAAAATTTAAAATAA
- a CDS encoding MarR family winged helix-turn-helix transcriptional regulator: MENKKEEILNKLLVQLFNDILHIEEKSMKNTEFANLSITEIHTIEAIGKEGNRTMGEIAHDLRITVGTLTTAINRLIKKGYVERKRIEEDRRVVLVNLTEKGEEVFNVHSIFHKEMIDAILEAFKGEDLEILTKILGKASRFFERKYESFQ; this comes from the coding sequence ATGGAAAATAAAAAAGAGGAAATTTTAAATAAATTATTAGTTCAATTATTTAATGATATTTTACATATTGAAGAAAAATCAATGAAAAATACGGAGTTTGCTAATTTATCTATTACGGAAATACATACTATAGAAGCAATAGGTAAAGAAGGAAATAGAACAATGGGAGAAATTGCACATGATTTGAGAATTACTGTTGGAACGCTAACTACAGCGATAAATAGACTGATTAAAAAAGGTTATGTGGAACGAAAAAGGATTGAAGAAGATAGAAGAGTAGTACTTGTTAATTTAACTGAAAAAGGAGAAGAAGTATTTAATGTCCATAGTATCTTCCATAAAGAAATGATAGATGCTATATTAGAGGCGTTTAAAGGTGAAGATTTAGAAATATTAACAAAAATTTTAGGAAAAGCAAGCAGATTCTTTGAAAGAAAATATGAAAGCTTCCAATAG
- a CDS encoding peptidase U32 family protein: MLNLELSSFAKDLAGLKVALECGADSVYIGGQTFGMDTISNKFSMEELEEGIKFAHERNKKVYVTISLLPHNNDFVKLEEYLLKLKDMKVDGLILCEPGTLEIVRKVTPNMKIHMGIQANIYNYETVRFYYDLGVKRVVLAKELGLRDIIEIRKNAPLDLEIEAFVHGSMVMSYSGRRLLSNYMTSKDAGKYDEEKHYNLVEEKRPGQYCPIYEDEGGTIFYAAKDLCMIEFIPELIKSGVTILTVEGHLKSNEYTEKVIKVYRKAIDEFIKNSDNWQFDKNWLEELKNIDHRYLTTGFYLEENIDYTK; encoded by the coding sequence ATGTTAAATTTAGAATTATCATCCTTTGCAAAAGATTTGGCAGGATTGAAAGTTGCTCTTGAATGTGGAGCGGATAGTGTATATATTGGTGGGCAAACTTTCGGAATGGATACTATTTCAAATAAATTTTCTATGGAAGAATTAGAGGAAGGTATAAAATTTGCTCATGAAAGAAATAAAAAAGTTTATGTGACCATATCTTTATTGCCACATAATAATGATTTTGTTAAGTTAGAAGAATATTTATTAAAGTTAAAGGATATGAAAGTAGATGGGTTAATATTATGTGAGCCAGGTACTTTAGAAATAGTTAGAAAAGTAACACCTAATATGAAAATTCATATGGGAATACAAGCTAATATTTACAACTATGAAACAGTAAGATTTTATTATGACCTAGGTGTTAAAAGAGTTGTGCTTGCTAAAGAATTAGGACTTAGGGATATAATTGAAATAAGAAAGAATGCACCATTAGATTTAGAAATAGAAGCTTTTGTTCATGGCTCAATGGTAATGTCATACTCAGGAAGAAGGTTATTATCAAATTATATGACAAGTAAAGATGCTGGAAAATATGATGAGGAAAAACATTATAACTTAGTTGAAGAAAAAAGACCAGGTCAATACTGTCCAATATATGAAGATGAAGGTGGTACGATCTTCTATGCAGCAAAAGACTTATGTATGATTGAGTTTATACCAGAACTTATTAAATCTGGTGTTACTATATTGACTGTAGAAGGACATCTAAAATCTAATGAGTATACTGAAAAGGTAATAAAAGTATATAGAAAAGCTATTGATGAATTTATAAAAAATTCGGATAACTGGCAATTTGATAAAAATTGGTTAGAAGAATTAAAAAACATAGATCATAGATACTTAACAACGGGATTTTATTTAGAAGAAAATATAGACTATACAAAATAG
- a CDS encoding O-methyltransferase has translation MSNIVNNEVERYIRETLKDKEGLLKELEEYAAEYNVPIVHKEVSDLLKVLLKVQKPKVILEVGCAIGYSSILFSTSTNGEAKIITVERNEKMIEQAKKNFEKSGFDNNITLLEGDAEELLKNVEGEFDMIFLDAAKGQYKLFYDLVIDKLKVGGLLISDNILYKGMIADDALVMRRKKTIVKRMRNYLNYICNCDYLNTSLIPIGDGVALSYKEAERVEE, from the coding sequence TTGAGTAATATTGTAAATAATGAAGTTGAAAGATATATAAGAGAAACACTAAAAGATAAAGAAGGTTTATTAAAAGAGTTAGAAGAATATGCAGCAGAGTATAATGTACCAATTGTTCATAAAGAAGTATCAGATTTATTGAAAGTTTTATTAAAAGTTCAAAAGCCAAAGGTTATACTTGAAGTAGGCTGTGCAATAGGATACTCATCTATTTTATTTTCAACTTCTACAAATGGAGAAGCTAAGATAATAACAGTAGAGAGGAATGAAAAAATGATTGAACAAGCAAAGAAAAACTTTGAAAAATCAGGATTTGATAATAATATTACCTTATTAGAAGGGGATGCTGAAGAATTATTAAAAAATGTTGAAGGCGAATTTGATATGATTTTCTTAGATGCGGCTAAAGGTCAATATAAATTATTTTATGATTTAGTAATAGATAAACTTAAAGTTGGTGGTCTTTTGATTTCGGATAATATTCTTTACAAAGGTATGATTGCTGACGATGCTCTTGTAATGAGAAGAAAAAAAACTATTGTAAAAAGAATGAGAAACTATTTAAACTATATATGTAATTGTGACTACTTAAATACATCATTAATACCAATTGGAGATGGAGTAGCTCTAAGTTACAAGGAAGCAGAAAGGGTTGAAGAATAA
- the mltG gene encoding endolytic transglycosylase MltG: MNLNNDKGKKIVVFIIAVLILIIVTTFVVIQQMGPYNKGNKEDIVIDIPTGSTLSQVTDILKENNLIKNKTLFKLYVKVSNNSSKIKSGKYLFNQTYSNKEIIEDLSEGKIYNDGIKITVPEGSTSFEIMDILVKNKLGEKKVYEKLINNPKEFKEKFKFLDDEKIKSLEGFLYPSTYYFSEKQSEKEVLEHMLETFNSKYTDKLQKKQKELNKSLYEVVNLASIVEKEAVLDEDRPIIASVFYNRIKINMPLQSDATIQYIFKERKKSITYNDLKIDSPYNTYKVAGLPPTPIANPGIKSIEAVLYPDNTEYLYFVATIEGGNNYSKTYEEHVKNVEKYRKDREERNNSYSTDK, from the coding sequence ATGAATCTGAACAATGACAAAGGTAAAAAAATTGTAGTTTTTATAATTGCAGTTTTAATTTTAATTATTGTGACAACTTTTGTAGTTATTCAACAAATGGGTCCATATAATAAGGGGAATAAAGAAGATATTGTGATTGATATTCCAACAGGGTCTACTTTAAGCCAAGTTACGGATATATTAAAAGAAAACAATTTAATTAAAAATAAAACTTTATTTAAATTATATGTAAAAGTAAGTAATAATTCTTCAAAGATTAAATCTGGAAAGTATTTATTTAATCAAACTTATTCAAATAAGGAAATAATTGAAGATTTATCTGAAGGTAAAATTTACAACGATGGTATAAAAATAACAGTTCCAGAAGGATCTACTTCTTTTGAAATTATGGATATTCTTGTTAAAAATAAATTGGGTGAGAAAAAAGTTTATGAAAAGCTTATAAATAACCCAAAAGAATTTAAGGAGAAATTTAAATTCCTAGATGATGAAAAGATTAAGTCTTTAGAAGGTTTTTTATATCCAAGTACTTACTACTTTAGTGAAAAGCAAAGTGAAAAAGAAGTTTTAGAGCACATGCTTGAAACTTTTAACTCAAAGTATACTGATAAATTACAAAAAAAACAAAAGGAACTTAATAAATCTTTATATGAAGTAGTTAACTTGGCATCTATAGTAGAAAAAGAAGCAGTACTCGATGAAGATAGACCAATAATAGCTAGTGTATTTTATAATAGAATAAAAATAAACATGCCATTACAATCTGATGCAACAATTCAATATATTTTTAAAGAAAGAAAGAAAAGTATAACTTATAATGATTTAAAAATTGATTCTCCATATAATACCTATAAGGTTGCAGGTTTACCACCTACACCTATAGCTAATCCTGGTATAAAATCTATAGAAGCAGTTTTATATCCAGACAATACAGAGTATTTATATTTTGTGGCAACTATAGAAGGTGGAAATAATTATAGTAAAACCTATGAAGAACATGTAAAAAATGTAGAGAAATACAGAAAAGATAGAGAAGAAAGAAATAATAGTTATTCTACAGATAAATAG
- a CDS encoding pyrimidine-nucleoside phosphorylase, whose amino-acid sequence MRIYDIIRKKRDREELTKEEIDFFVDRYSKGEIPDYQASALLMAVYLNKMNKQETAYLTEAMMNSGEVMDLSAINGVKVDKHSTGGVGDKTTIALAPLMAACGVPVAKMSGRGLGHTGGTLDKLEAIPGFSIEMTPKKFIDSVNDIKIAVCGQTASIAVADKKMYALRDVTATVDNISLIAASIMCKKLASGADAIVLDVKTGDGAFMKTLDDSFALAKEMVEIGTAMNRETIAIISDMDEPLGSAVGNSLEVIEAIEALKGRGPKDFMTLCKTLGAYMLVSSKVASDYEDGVKRINQVLESGLAIEKFKEFVANQGGNPDIADDYALLPKANHIIEIKSDKTGFIDKIEAEAVGVSAMILGAGRETKEDELDLSAGIILKKKVGDFVNEGDILALMHFNRESKFEDAKKRFKNAYIIGEEKAEPKKLIYGVVTKDGISKF is encoded by the coding sequence ATGAGAATATACGATATAATAAGAAAAAAGAGAGATAGAGAAGAATTGACAAAAGAAGAAATAGACTTTTTCGTAGATAGATATTCAAAAGGAGAAATTCCAGATTATCAAGCATCAGCTCTTTTAATGGCAGTATACTTAAATAAAATGAATAAGCAAGAAACTGCTTATTTAACAGAGGCCATGATGAATTCTGGAGAGGTAATGGACTTATCTGCAATAAATGGAGTAAAAGTTGATAAACACTCTACAGGTGGGGTAGGAGATAAGACTACAATTGCCTTAGCGCCTTTAATGGCAGCTTGTGGTGTTCCAGTTGCTAAGATGTCAGGTAGAGGACTTGGACATACAGGAGGAACGCTAGATAAGCTAGAAGCTATACCTGGATTTTCAATAGAAATGACTCCTAAGAAATTTATAGACTCAGTAAACGATATAAAAATAGCTGTTTGTGGACAAACAGCATCAATAGCAGTTGCTGATAAAAAAATGTATGCTCTTAGAGATGTTACAGCAACAGTTGATAATATATCTTTAATAGCTGCATCTATTATGTGCAAAAAACTAGCTTCTGGAGCTGATGCTATAGTTTTAGATGTTAAAACTGGAGATGGAGCATTTATGAAAACTTTAGATGACTCTTTTGCATTAGCTAAAGAAATGGTAGAAATAGGAACAGCTATGAATAGAGAAACTATTGCCATAATAAGTGATATGGATGAACCTTTAGGAAGTGCTGTTGGGAACTCTTTAGAAGTTATAGAAGCTATAGAAGCATTAAAAGGAAGAGGGCCAAAAGACTTTATGACACTTTGTAAGACATTAGGTGCATATATGTTAGTATCATCCAAGGTAGCTTCTGATTATGAAGATGGAGTAAAAAGAATAAATCAAGTTCTGGAATCTGGTTTAGCTATAGAAAAATTCAAAGAATTCGTTGCTAATCAAGGTGGAAATCCTGACATAGCTGATGATTACGCTTTATTACCTAAAGCAAATCATATTATTGAAATAAAATCTGATAAAACAGGTTTCATTGATAAAATAGAAGCAGAAGCTGTTGGAGTAAGTGCCATGATACTTGGTGCAGGAAGAGAAACAAAAGAAGATGAGTTAGACTTAAGCGCGGGTATAATTTTAAAGAAAAAAGTTGGAGACTTTGTAAATGAAGGAGATATTTTAGCTTTAATGCACTTTAATAGAGAAAGTAAATTTGAAGATGCTAAGAAAAGGTTTAAAAATGCTTATATAATAGGTGAAGAAAAAGCAGAACCTAAAAAACTAATATATGGTGTTGTGACAAAAGATGGAATAAGTAAATTCTAG
- a CDS encoding phosphopentomutase, with protein MSRIIWMVIDSVGVGALKDSEKFGDIGVNTLGNIVKNHKDIKIPNMVKLGLGNIDGIDYLPKEVNPMGSFGKCDELSCGKDTTTGHWEMTGVLVEQPFKTFPNGFTKEIIDEFEKRTGRKVVGNKPASGTAILDEYGEHQMKTGDVIVYTSADSVFQIAAHEDIIPLEELYKMCEIAREIMMGDNAVARIIARPYIGKKAGHFERTSNRRDYSLNPFEPTVLDTLKESSLDVIGVGKIEDIFNGQGITEAIHTKDNMDGVDQTINYIKKENNGVIFTNLVDFDSKYGHRRNSLGYKEALEEFDARIPEIISSMKEDDILIINADHGNDPTYKGTDHTREYIPVLVYGKNIKSGVNLGIRKSFADIGATVADILNVKLPVNGESFKNEILQ; from the coding sequence ATGAGTAGAATAATATGGATGGTTATAGATAGTGTTGGAGTAGGTGCACTTAAAGATTCAGAGAAGTTTGGAGATATAGGAGTAAACACTTTAGGTAATATAGTTAAAAATCATAAAGATATAAAAATACCTAATATGGTTAAATTAGGACTTGGAAATATAGATGGAATAGACTATTTGCCAAAAGAAGTAAATCCAATGGGCTCTTTTGGTAAATGCGATGAGCTATCTTGTGGAAAAGATACAACAACAGGTCACTGGGAAATGACCGGAGTTTTAGTAGAACAGCCATTTAAAACTTTTCCAAATGGATTTACAAAAGAAATAATTGATGAGTTTGAAAAAAGAACAGGAAGAAAAGTTGTTGGAAATAAACCGGCTTCTGGAACAGCTATACTTGATGAGTATGGGGAACATCAAATGAAAACAGGAGATGTAATAGTTTACACTTCAGCCGATAGTGTGTTCCAAATAGCAGCTCATGAAGATATAATACCTCTTGAAGAATTATATAAAATGTGTGAAATTGCAAGAGAAATAATGATGGGTGATAATGCTGTAGCTAGAATAATAGCAAGACCTTATATAGGAAAGAAAGCTGGACACTTTGAAAGAACTTCTAACAGAAGAGATTACTCATTAAATCCATTTGAGCCTACAGTATTGGATACACTAAAAGAATCAAGCTTAGATGTTATAGGTGTGGGAAAAATAGAAGATATATTTAATGGACAAGGTATAACTGAAGCTATACATACTAAAGATAATATGGATGGCGTAGATCAAACTATAAATTATATTAAAAAAGAAAATAATGGAGTAATCTTCACGAACTTAGTTGACTTTGATTCAAAATATGGACACAGAAGAAACTCTTTAGGATATAAAGAAGCTCTAGAAGAATTTGACGCTAGAATACCTGAAATTATATCATCAATGAAAGAAGACGATATATTAATAATTAATGCAGACCATGGTAATGATCCTACTTACAAAGGAACTGATCATACTAGGGAATATATACCAGTACTTGTGTATGGTAAAAATATTAAAAGTGGAGTAAATTTAGGTATAAGAAAAAGTTTTGCAGATATAGGAGCTACTGTAGCAGATATTTTAAATGTTAAATTACCTGTTAATGGTGAAAGCTTTAAGAATGAAATATTACAATAA
- a CDS encoding tyrosine-type recombinase/integrase, with protein MEVLQQYIDYIKSKKKLSENTICSYYTDIKKYLDYLKSEDIKVEDIAEYDIINFLVNLEKQNISVSTVSRVTSSVKSFHEYLFLNRITETNPANTIKKPKIKRENIEILTEEEVEALLKFPDLSCPKKIRDKAIFEVLYGTGMRVSELVELNLQDVDLEIDYLYCNTGKNHRVIPLCEITRVYLEKYIKEGRPSLAKTEEEALFVNAQGQRFTRQGLWKVIKKYANMANISKNINPSILRHSFAIHLLKGGANLAVVSRILGNSNLSSLQLYLNQMDNNVRKEIKDKHPRKK; from the coding sequence ATGGAAGTTTTACAACAGTATATTGACTATATTAAATCCAAAAAAAAGTTATCAGAAAATACCATATGTTCATATTATACGGATATTAAAAAGTATCTAGATTACTTAAAGTCTGAGGATATTAAAGTTGAAGATATAGCAGAGTATGACATTATTAATTTTTTGGTAAACTTAGAAAAACAAAATATTTCTGTTTCTACAGTGTCAAGGGTAACTTCTTCTGTTAAGTCTTTTCATGAATATTTATTTTTAAATCGTATTACTGAAACTAATCCAGCTAATACTATAAAAAAGCCAAAGATAAAAAGAGAAAATATTGAAATTTTAACAGAAGAAGAAGTTGAAGCTCTTTTGAAGTTTCCTGATCTAAGCTGTCCTAAAAAAATAAGAGACAAAGCTATTTTTGAAGTGTTGTATGGAACAGGAATGAGGGTTTCAGAGCTTGTAGAATTAAATTTACAAGATGTAGACTTGGAAATTGATTATTTATACTGTAATACGGGTAAAAATCATAGAGTAATACCACTTTGTGAAATAACTAGAGTATATTTAGAAAAGTATATAAAAGAAGGAAGACCTAGTTTAGCCAAAACAGAAGAAGAAGCACTATTTGTTAATGCTCAAGGACAAAGGTTTACAAGACAAGGACTTTGGAAGGTTATTAAAAAATATGCTAATATGGCTAATATAAGTAAAAATATTAATCCGAGTATACTTAGACATTCCTTTGCTATACATTTATTGAAAGGAGGAGCAAATTTAGCTGTTGTAAGCAGAATATTAGGTAATTCAAACCTATCTAGCTTACAGCTATATTTAAACCAAATGGATAATAATGTTAGGAAGGAAATTAAGGACAAGCATCCAAGGAAAAAATAG
- a CDS encoding stage II sporulation protein M, whose product MRKTLRKRDSLRISKEIIYLSIIFIIFVTIGTYLNKIFSNGQNIVLDSINNLNDYYSHGSDINISAVVFSNLRENIIFLGSIVLFSLFVFTFPLAIISFLLKGISIGYTINSLILLIKLKSIKMILIMVIKNFIIIPGAILIIAVSFYYIKNIYEEYKRGRKEGILFLGRRYLLNGIIIIVICVLAQLLLNAISIGILQFLVR is encoded by the coding sequence TTGAGAAAAACATTAAGAAAAAGAGATAGTTTGAGAATAAGTAAAGAAATAATTTATTTAAGTATTATCTTTATTATATTTGTTACAATAGGAACTTATTTAAATAAGATTTTTTCAAATGGACAAAACATAGTATTAGATAGTATAAATAATTTGAATGACTACTATAGCCATGGAAGTGATATAAACATAAGTGCTGTAGTTTTTTCTAATTTAAGAGAAAATATTATTTTTTTAGGGAGTATAGTATTATTTTCATTATTTGTATTTACTTTTCCCTTAGCTATAATAAGTTTTTTATTAAAAGGAATATCCATAGGCTATACTATTAATAGTTTAATTTTATTAATTAAACTAAAAAGTATAAAAATGATATTGATTATGGTAATAAAAAATTTTATTATAATACCAGGGGCAATATTAATTATTGCTGTGAGTTTTTACTATATTAAAAATATTTACGAAGAATATAAACGAGGAAGAAAAGAAGGGATCTTATTTTTAGGTAGAAGATACTTGTTAAATGGTATTATTATAATAGTAATATGTGTATTAGCTCAATTATTATTAAATGCAATTAGCATTGGTATTTTGCAATTCCTAGTAAGATAA
- a CDS encoding NUDIX hydrolase, with protein MITKETTVSSDLIYTGKTIKLRVDTVEVPNKGYQKREIIEHKGAVAIVAITDDNKIVLVKQYRKAVEKELYELPAGKIEIGEDPLDCAIRELKEETGYSVDSLKLIHKYYATPGFSNQLVFIYLAKNLIPGESHLEEDEFLEVHEIDKDEAYNMVISNEICDSKTVIGILLTKELI; from the coding sequence ATGATAACAAAGGAGACTACAGTAAGTAGTGATTTAATTTACACTGGGAAAACTATTAAACTTAGAGTTGATACAGTGGAGGTGCCTAACAAGGGATATCAAAAAAGGGAAATAATTGAACATAAAGGTGCTGTGGCTATAGTTGCCATAACAGATGATAATAAAATTGTATTAGTTAAGCAATATAGAAAAGCAGTAGAAAAGGAATTATATGAACTACCAGCTGGTAAAATTGAAATTGGAGAAGATCCTCTAGATTGCGCTATTAGAGAATTAAAAGAAGAAACAGGATATAGTGTAGATAGTTTAAAATTAATTCATAAGTACTATGCTACACCTGGTTTTTCTAATCAATTAGTCTTTATTTATCTGGCGAAAAATTTAATTCCAGGAGAAAGTCACTTGGAAGAAGATGAATTCTTAGAAGTTCATGAAATTGATAAAGATGAAGCCTATAACATGGTTATCAGTAATGAAATTTGTGACTCGAAAACTGTTATTGGAATATTATTAACTAAAGAATTAATATAA